The Thermodesulfobacteriota bacterium genomic sequence AATCGATGGAAGAGGCGGCAGGGATATTGGGCCTTCCGCCTTCTAGCGTGCAGAACGTAGCCACGTTCTACACCATGTTCTTCAGAAAGCCTGTGGGGGAGCACGTGATATGGCTCTGCCGCACGCTGTCCTGCGCGCTGAGGGGGGCGGAGCATGTCGAGCACCACATGTGCGAGAGGCTCGGCGTGAGGACAGGCGAGACGACGCCCGACGGCAAGATCACCCTTATGGAAGCCGAGTGCCTGGCATCGTGCGGA encodes the following:
- the nuoE gene encoding NADH-quinone oxidoreductase subunit NuoE produces the protein MPFPETLRERINAIVSGSETRQSALIPVLREIQNEFGYLSNESMEEAAGILGLPPSSVQNVATFYTMFFRKPVGEHVIWLCRTLSCALRGAEHVEHHMCERLGVRTGETTPDGKITLMEAECLASCGSAPVMLVDDKLEENLTKEKVDRLIEELRKG